A part of Spodoptera frugiperda isolate SF20-4 chromosome 25, AGI-APGP_CSIRO_Sfru_2.0, whole genome shotgun sequence genomic DNA contains:
- the LOC118268191 gene encoding uncharacterized protein LOC118268191 isoform X2, with product MESPPFSTHSEAPPLSEDSGLIITSGSFSSDSASGWHHVASEDSPAPDDIEKCPTVHVPPTVIFTHDTTDKGKTSNLDVAINIRHISPIYPRKLKPETLYERRQCLNHRFASPRLLHLSPCRVNRPSSRNSLSSRLSSSHNSLVTQFQADDSSFITQAISHDTLTAKTSDITDMYNVPFDSDIYAVPIDMVRPCQSNIRSKGKKPPRNNKKRGKNTNQNTTSNNAVIDKSFKSKDNRNKEVKTKRHSLPSSSCKKNTGDSDTDSLHLTLREMRKYLHTLYSSSSDSECRATINRKNNPIVNSVGIHAKHLGKETSSAVFLKESNDISRTVETNNNHRKANKNSFGMNVKNKKHKENIPKEVIELDKSEKAVKKSISGQNQKVKMSPVRILSINLKQSFCNLFRWRRQPVAENASDAEKVGDSKEDSPPAAVRRALPPLPQTPHVHAGPRRPNNEEDTVMDFATSIQKVKDYGWYWGPISVEAAEKILSNEPDGSFIVRDSSDDHYIFTLTFKLNGLRHVRIEHDQGNFCFGGCTMFKAQTIVEFIENAVETSRSGRYLFFLNLRPVLGPVRVQLLYPVSRFKRVQSLQHMCRFVILKYVRRDLISNLPLPRRLVDYLSATHYYSELLADM from the exons ATGGAGTCGCCGCCTTTTTCAACACATTCTGAGGCACCTCCTTTAAGCGAAGATAGTGGTCTTATAATTACAAGTGGATCGTTTTCCAGTGATTCTGCCAGTGGATGGCATCACGTCGCATCCGAG GATAGTCCCGCACCGGATGACATAGAGAAATGTCCAACTGTACACGTGCCTCCAACTGTCATTTTTACCCATGATACTACAGACAAAGGCAAGACATCAAACTTAGATGTAGCCATTAATATTAGACATATTTCACCTATATATCCAAGAAAATTGAAGCCAGAGACACTATACGAAAGGCGTCAATGTTTGAATCATAGGTTCGCGAGTCCAAGACTTCTGCACTTGAGTCCATGCCGCGTTAATCGGCCTTCTTCAAGGAATTCACTGTCATCAAGATTGTCCAGCAGTCACAACTCACTTGTGACTCAATTTCAAGCTGACGATTCCAGTTTCATCACTCAAGCAATTTCACATGATACTCTAACTGCAAAAACATCCGACATTACTGATATGTACAATGTTCCGTTCGATAGCGATATTTACGCAGTACCTATTGACATGGTGCGGCCTTGTCAGAGCAACATAAGAAGTAAAGGGAAGAAACCACCTCGAAATAACAAAAAACGTGGAAAAAATACAAATCAGAATACGACCAGTAATAACGCCGTCATTGACAAAAGTTTTAAATCAAAGGATAACAGAAATAAAGAGGTTAAAACTAAAAGACACAGCTTGCCAAGTTCATCTTGTAAAAAGAATACTGGGGATTCGGACACAGACTCACTACATTTAACTTTACGCGAAATGAGGAAATACCTGCATACTCTTTATTCCAGCTCCAGTGATTCAGAATGTAGAGCTACTATTAACAGGAAAAATAATCCTATAGTGAACAGTGTTGGCATACACGCGAAACATTTAGGCAAAGAAACAAGTTCTGCagtgtttttaaaagaaagtaaCGATATTTCTAGAACAgttgaaacaaacaataaccATAGAAAAGCTAATAAAAATTCGTTTGGAATGAACGTCaaaaataagaaacataaagaaaatattcctaAAGAAGTGATTGAATTAGATAAGAGTGAAAAAGCTGTTAAAAAGAGTATTTCAGGTCAAAACCAGAAGGTTAAAATGTCGCCAGTGAGAATATTATCGATCAATTTGAAACAGAgcttttgtaatttatttcgttGGCGACGACAACCTGTGGCTGAGAACGCTAGTGATGCTGAGAAGGTGGGTGACAGCAAGGAAGACTCACCGCCTGCGGCAGTGCGCCGCGCATTGCCGCCGCTGCCGCAGACACCGCACGTGCACGCCGGGCCTCGCCGACCTAACAATGAAGAGGATACTGTCATGGATTTCGCCACTTCTATACAAAAAGTGAAAGAT TACGGTTGGTATTGGGGCCCGATATCGGTGGAAGCAGCTGAGAAAATTCTCTCAAACGAACCTGATGGCTCGTTTATAGTCCGGGACAGCAGTGATGACCATTATATTTTCACTCTGACGTTTAAGTTGAATGGTCTTAGGCATGTAAGGATTGAACATGATCAGG gTAATTTCTGTTTTGGTGGCTGCACTATGTTTAAAGCTCAAACCATAGTAGAATTCATAGAGAATGCAGTAGAGACGTCCCGAAGCGGCCGATATTTGTTCTTCTTGAACCTGAGGCCTGTGCTTGGTCCAGTACGAGTTCAACTGCTATACCCGGTTTCAAGGTTTAAACGTGTGCAGAGTCTTCAGCATATGTGCAG ATTTGTGATATTAAAGTACGTGCGTCGAGACCTCATAAGTAACCTACCTCTACCTAGGCGTCTCGTAGACTACCTGAGTGCAACTCACTACTACTCGGAGCTTCTCGCCGATATGTAA
- the LOC118268191 gene encoding uncharacterized protein LOC118268191 isoform X1: MESPPFSTHSEAPPLSEDSGLIITSGSFSSDSASGWHHVASELQESDFDDKSLSLCESTERSERMCGDFFNTVKKGPGKVILTTIEPPPEFQDSPAPDDIEKCPTVHVPPTVIFTHDTTDKGKTSNLDVAINIRHISPIYPRKLKPETLYERRQCLNHRFASPRLLHLSPCRVNRPSSRNSLSSRLSSSHNSLVTQFQADDSSFITQAISHDTLTAKTSDITDMYNVPFDSDIYAVPIDMVRPCQSNIRSKGKKPPRNNKKRGKNTNQNTTSNNAVIDKSFKSKDNRNKEVKTKRHSLPSSSCKKNTGDSDTDSLHLTLREMRKYLHTLYSSSSDSECRATINRKNNPIVNSVGIHAKHLGKETSSAVFLKESNDISRTVETNNNHRKANKNSFGMNVKNKKHKENIPKEVIELDKSEKAVKKSISGQNQKVKMSPVRILSINLKQSFCNLFRWRRQPVAENASDAEKVGDSKEDSPPAAVRRALPPLPQTPHVHAGPRRPNNEEDTVMDFATSIQKVKDYGWYWGPISVEAAEKILSNEPDGSFIVRDSSDDHYIFTLTFKLNGLRHVRIEHDQGNFCFGGCTMFKAQTIVEFIENAVETSRSGRYLFFLNLRPVLGPVRVQLLYPVSRFKRVQSLQHMCRFVILKYVRRDLISNLPLPRRLVDYLSATHYYSELLADM, from the exons ATGGAGTCGCCGCCTTTTTCAACACATTCTGAGGCACCTCCTTTAAGCGAAGATAGTGGTCTTATAATTACAAGTGGATCGTTTTCCAGTGATTCTGCCAGTGGATGGCATCACGTCGCATCCGAG TTACAAGAAAGCGACTTCGATGACAAATCATTGTCTCTTTGTGAATCAACTGAAAGATCAGAACGCATGTGTggggatttttttaatactgtGAAGAAAGGGCCTGGAAAAGTAATACTTACGACTATTGAACCACCGCCAGAGTTTCAG GATAGTCCCGCACCGGATGACATAGAGAAATGTCCAACTGTACACGTGCCTCCAACTGTCATTTTTACCCATGATACTACAGACAAAGGCAAGACATCAAACTTAGATGTAGCCATTAATATTAGACATATTTCACCTATATATCCAAGAAAATTGAAGCCAGAGACACTATACGAAAGGCGTCAATGTTTGAATCATAGGTTCGCGAGTCCAAGACTTCTGCACTTGAGTCCATGCCGCGTTAATCGGCCTTCTTCAAGGAATTCACTGTCATCAAGATTGTCCAGCAGTCACAACTCACTTGTGACTCAATTTCAAGCTGACGATTCCAGTTTCATCACTCAAGCAATTTCACATGATACTCTAACTGCAAAAACATCCGACATTACTGATATGTACAATGTTCCGTTCGATAGCGATATTTACGCAGTACCTATTGACATGGTGCGGCCTTGTCAGAGCAACATAAGAAGTAAAGGGAAGAAACCACCTCGAAATAACAAAAAACGTGGAAAAAATACAAATCAGAATACGACCAGTAATAACGCCGTCATTGACAAAAGTTTTAAATCAAAGGATAACAGAAATAAAGAGGTTAAAACTAAAAGACACAGCTTGCCAAGTTCATCTTGTAAAAAGAATACTGGGGATTCGGACACAGACTCACTACATTTAACTTTACGCGAAATGAGGAAATACCTGCATACTCTTTATTCCAGCTCCAGTGATTCAGAATGTAGAGCTACTATTAACAGGAAAAATAATCCTATAGTGAACAGTGTTGGCATACACGCGAAACATTTAGGCAAAGAAACAAGTTCTGCagtgtttttaaaagaaagtaaCGATATTTCTAGAACAgttgaaacaaacaataaccATAGAAAAGCTAATAAAAATTCGTTTGGAATGAACGTCaaaaataagaaacataaagaaaatattcctaAAGAAGTGATTGAATTAGATAAGAGTGAAAAAGCTGTTAAAAAGAGTATTTCAGGTCAAAACCAGAAGGTTAAAATGTCGCCAGTGAGAATATTATCGATCAATTTGAAACAGAgcttttgtaatttatttcgttGGCGACGACAACCTGTGGCTGAGAACGCTAGTGATGCTGAGAAGGTGGGTGACAGCAAGGAAGACTCACCGCCTGCGGCAGTGCGCCGCGCATTGCCGCCGCTGCCGCAGACACCGCACGTGCACGCCGGGCCTCGCCGACCTAACAATGAAGAGGATACTGTCATGGATTTCGCCACTTCTATACAAAAAGTGAAAGAT TACGGTTGGTATTGGGGCCCGATATCGGTGGAAGCAGCTGAGAAAATTCTCTCAAACGAACCTGATGGCTCGTTTATAGTCCGGGACAGCAGTGATGACCATTATATTTTCACTCTGACGTTTAAGTTGAATGGTCTTAGGCATGTAAGGATTGAACATGATCAGG gTAATTTCTGTTTTGGTGGCTGCACTATGTTTAAAGCTCAAACCATAGTAGAATTCATAGAGAATGCAGTAGAGACGTCCCGAAGCGGCCGATATTTGTTCTTCTTGAACCTGAGGCCTGTGCTTGGTCCAGTACGAGTTCAACTGCTATACCCGGTTTCAAGGTTTAAACGTGTGCAGAGTCTTCAGCATATGTGCAG ATTTGTGATATTAAAGTACGTGCGTCGAGACCTCATAAGTAACCTACCTCTACCTAGGCGTCTCGTAGACTACCTGAGTGCAACTCACTACTACTCGGAGCTTCTCGCCGATATGTAA